The proteins below come from a single Dermacentor albipictus isolate Rhodes 1998 colony chromosome 7, USDA_Dalb.pri_finalv2, whole genome shotgun sequence genomic window:
- the LOC139047618 gene encoding uncharacterized protein encodes MPACFAAEAKGAEEEEGACPCFPFVSRGNGRLAAPTRYPGHPQCAYSRSTELHHPPASPPRTDFTLVQSKRDRRRARALETAALPVDPAVVVVRVNHKRNIVAADTTTRECLEELLAVAELHGIPATARLPAERGKSTGFLHGVVGLPADTDLREPSSRAFPCCRQRGRRAPSPSDSRDRSPLNTCALSSSGSG; translated from the exons ATGCCAGCCTGCTTCGCGGCCGAAGCCAAAGGGGCAGAAGAAGAGGAAGGAGCCTGCCCATGTTTCCCGTTCGTCTCCCGGGGCAACGGACGACTCGCGGCGCCCACCCGCTACCCTGGTCACCCCCAGTGTGCCTACAGCCGCAGTACAGAGTTACACCATCCGCCCGCGAGTCCACCACGTACCGACTTCACGCTGGTGCAGTCAAAGAGGGACCGGCGCCGTGCACGAGCCCTGGAGACTGCTGCACTCCCGGTTGACCCCGCGGTCGTCG TGGTTCGCGTTAACCATAAGCGCAACATCGTGGCCGCCGATACTACCACCCGGGAGTGCCTGGAGGAGCTGCTGGCAGTCGCTGAGCTGCACGGAATCCCAGCGACTGCCCGACTGCCAGCCGAGCGCGGCAAGAGCACCGGCTTCCTGCACGGGGTGGTCGGGTTACCCGCGGACACAGACCTGCGGGAGCCATCGAGTCGAGCGTTCCCGTGCTGTCGGCAACGAGGGAGGAGAGCACCATCACCATCCGATTCGCGGGACCGGTCCCCCCTGAACACGTGCGCTCTTTCAAGCTCGGGTTCAGGGTGA